Genomic window (Thermanaeromonas sp. C210):
GAACTGGAGAAAGACGAGATAATCAAGGAGGCCTTAGGAAGCCATATTTATGAGCGTTTTATGGTGGCCAAGAGGCTGGAATGTGAACAGTACCGGACGACGGTGCACCCATGGGAGATAGAGCGGTACCTTACCAAGTTCTAACGGGTGCTCGCTTTCGGGAAGGAGGAAATAGATGTATCGGGAAGGTAAACGGCGGATTCCCGCCGGTTGTGCCCTCAGCGGCTTTATTAACCGCGACGGCAGGCGGGAGACGGGAGAACGCATTATAGAGTCCATTGCCCTGATGAATGAACGCTCTAACGGCCTGGGCGGCGGGTTTGCTGCTTACGGCATTTATCCGGAACACAAAGATTATTACGCCCTGCACCTGCTTTTCGATGATAAGCACAGCCGCTACCAGGTAGAAGACCTGCTCAAAGAGAACTTTCATATTGAAGCCGAGGACCGCATTCCCACTCGTCGTGTCCGCTCAATAGACAAGGCTCCCGGGCTGTGGAGGTATTTCGTGGTACCGCGCCTGTCCAAGATAAGAGAGGCCCAAGAGGACGAAGAAGATTTTATGACCCAATTAGTGATGCACATCAACGACGCCATCCCGGGCGCGTATGTGATATCCAGCGGAAAAAATATGGGAGCCTTTAAGGGCGTAGGTTACCCGGAAGATATCGGCGAGTTTTTCCGGCTGGATGAATACAAGGCCTATACCTGGATCGCCCACGGCCGTTTTCCCACCAATACGCCGGGCTGGTGGGGAGGAGCTCACCCCTTTACCCTTCTAAATTGGTCGGTAGTCCATAATGGAGAAATTTCTTCCTACGGAGCTAACCGCCGGTTTTTGGAGATGTTCGGCTATAAAATTACCCTGCAAACGGATACCGAAGTTATTGCTTATGCCGTAGATTTGTTAGTAAGGCGGCACGGCCTGCCCATGGAAGTGGCGGCTAAGGTACTGGCACCGCCGTTCTGGCAGGAAATTGACAGAATGGAGCCCCCGAGGCAAATACTCTATCGCCGGTTACGGGTGGTTTACGGGAGCCTCCTCCTTAATGGCCCTTTCTCTATAATCGTAGGTTTCCCTGGGGGATTGATGGCTTTAAACGACCGCATAAAGCTGCGGCCTCTGGTTGCCGGGGAACACGGCGCAACCCTTTATGTGGCCAGCGAAGAGGCGGCCATAAGGGAGATCTGTCCAGAGCTGGAGCGGGTATGGTACCCCTCGGGGGGTGAACCCGTCCTCGGTAAACTGGAGGAGGAGTGTGTATGCCGCCTATCAGCATGAACCCACCTGAATTCAGGGTAATCCGCGATGAAGAAAAATGTATCAAGTGCCTGGTGTGTGTCCGCCAGTGCGGTTTTGAAGCCCAGCAATACGACGCGGAAGAGGACCGGGTTTATACTATTGAGGATAATTGCGTAGCCTGCCAGCGCTGTGTTTGCCTTTGCCCTACCAGGGCTTTACGTATCGAACAAAACCCGGTGCCCTATAAAGCTAATGCCCACTGGACGCCGGAATATATTCATAACATTAACAAGCAGGCGGCTACCGGGGGTGTCCTTCTTACCGGCATGGGGAACGATAAACCTTTTCCCGGTTACTTTGACCGGTTGCTGCTCAATGCCAGCCAGGTCACCAACCCTTCCATCGATCCCTTGCGGGAGCCCATGGAACTCCGGACGTATCTGGGCAGCCGCCCGGATTGTGTCACCCTCGACGAGGGCGATGCGTCCGGCCAGCCGCCCCTGGTGGCCCTGGAAACCCCCATTATGTTTTCGGCAATTTCGTACGGTGCCATCAGCCACCAGGCCTTTGAAGCCCTGGCCAGGGCCGCCAGGGAATACGGTACCCTCTTTAACACGGGAGAAGGTGGGCTGCCCGAAGATCTCTACGAATATGCCGACCATGCCATAGTCCAGGTGGCTTCGGGGCGTTTCGGGGTCCACAGCGAGTACCTCAATGCTGCCCGGGTTATTGAAATCAAAATCGGCCAGGGTGCTAAACCGGGTATCGGGGGCCATCTACCGGGGGAGAAAATTACGGCCTCTATTGCAGCCACCCGCATGATTCCGGAAGGTACAGACGCCCTGTCCCCGGCGCCCCATCATGATATTTATTCCATTGAGGACTTGAGACAGCTTATTTTTACCTTGAAAGAAGCCACCCGTTACCGGAAACCCGTATCGGTAAAAATCTCTGCTGTGCACAATGTGGCCGCCATTGCCAGCGGCATTGCCCGGGCCGGTGCCGATATTATCGCCATTGACGGTTTCCGGGGCGGCACCGGCGCTGCTCCTCTGATGATCCGGGATCATGTGGGCATCCCCATAGAACTGGCTATTGCCGTCGTGGACCAGCGGCTGCGGGAAGAGGGTATCCGCAATCGGGTTTCCCTGGTAGCCGGCGGCGGTTTTCGCTGCAGTGCCGATGTGGTAAAAGCCATTGCCCTGGGAGCCGATGCGGTTTATATTGCCACTGCGGCTTTGGTAGCCCTGGGATGCCATCTCTGTCAAAGGTGCTACACCGGTAAGTGTAGCTGGGGCATTGCCACCCAGGACCCATACAAGACCAGGCGTATAAATCCGGAAATAGGGGCGCAAAGGCTCTACAATCTGCTCCACGGATGGTCCCATGAAATCAAGGAAATGCTCGGCGGGATGGGCATCAATTCCCTCGATAGCCTGCGGGGTAACCGGCTCCACTTGCGGGGTGTTGGCCTGAAGGAGACTGAACTAAGACTTCTGGGGGTCAAGCATGCCGGAGAGGGTATGTAGGGGGGCCTTCCCGGCCCGTGCGAGCCTTGTAGAAATCCACCGGGGTACCCTTAGGCCGGCCTCGGGGGAGAGGGAGAAGAGGGGTGAACAGTGGTGAAAAAAGTTTACGCGCTCCGGGAATATTGCATGAACTGCCACCTGTGCGAAGTGTACTGTATTACTGCCCACTCCAGGAGCCGTGACGTATGGAAGGCTTTTAAACGGGAAGACTTACGCGGTACTCACCGCGTCTTGGTAGAAGAAAAGTGGCCCGAATCTCTGGCTGTCCAGTGCCGCCATTGCCCTGAACCGCGCTGTGTGGAGGGGTGCATCTCCGGGGCTATGGTCAAGGAACCCGATACAGGAATGGTTTATTGCCAGGAAGATAAATGCGTGGGGTGCTGGACCTGTGTAGCCAGTTGTCCCTATGGGGCTATTCGCCCGGGCCATCGCCATGGCAAACCCGTCCCGCTAAAATGCGACTTGTGCAAGGACCTCCCTGAACCGGCCTGTGTAGTCCATTGCCCCAACGGCGCCCTGGTCTACCAGGAGAGGGGAACCGGAACATGAGGTATGTAATTATCGGCAATTCTGTGGCCGCGGTTAACGCCTGCCAGGGGATACGCGAACTGGATAGGGAAGGTACTATAACCATTATTTCAGCAGAAAATTACTACGCCTACGGTCGCCCCTTAATATCTTACTGGCTGGAAGGCAAGACTGATTCTGAAAAAATGCCTTACCAACCTGTTGAGTTTTACCAAAAGAATAAAATAAACGTGCTCTTAGGGAAAAAAGCCGTGGGCTTGGATGTTAACCGGCGGGAAGTTAAATTAGACGATGGTTCTTCCCTACCCTACGACCGCCTCCTCATAGCCACAGGCGGTCAAGCCATAGTTCCGCCCCTTACCGGCCTTACAGCTGAAGATTACTTTGCTTTTCTAACTTATGACGACGTCCTCCGTTTAGCCCGGAGGGCCTCACCGGGCAAGGAGGCAGTAGTTCTCGGGGCCGGGCCCAGCGGGCTAAAAGCCATGGAAAGCCTTGTTACAAGGGGTGCGCGCGTTACCTTAGTAGAACTGGCTTCTCGTATATGGTCTCCTGTTCTGGACCGAGAGGCAGCAGCCCTGATTACCCGCTTTCTTGAGGAGCAGGGGGTAACTGTAATCTTGCAAGATACTATCCTAGGTGGCAGGCGTAATAATGAGGGCCGGTTAGAGCTCGACCTCCAGTCCGGCAGGCAGTTAACCTGCGATATACTGGTCGTGGCCATCGGTGTTAGGCCCAATACCGAATTGCTGGAAAAGGTGGCCGGCGTGAATCTGAACCGGGGCGTAGTGGTAGATGAATATTTAAGTATAGGCCTCCCCGGTATTTACGCGGCAGGAGATGTGGTGGCGGGCGGCCCTCCCCTTTTACCCCATGCTGCGAGGCAGGGCCGCATAGCCGGCCGCAATATGGCCGGGGGCCGGGAAAAGTATATAGCGGGACCGGCGTATAATGCTCTCGGTTTTTTGGGCTTGCACACCATTAGCATAGGTATTAGTGCCCCTGAACCGGAGGAGGGTTATGAGATACTGGCCGAAAAGCGGGAAGAGGGGCGGATCTATCGGAAGCTGGTGCTGGATAACAACCGCCTAGTAGGAGCTCTCTTTATTAATGAGTTCGACCGTGCCGGGCTCTACCGGCGTTTGATAGAAGAGCAGGTGGACGTTACACCTTTTAAGGATAACCTTTTACAAAAGGGGTTTGGTTTTCTGCATCTCCCTGGGGAGCTGTGGGAGGGTAAACTTGGGGAGTGAAAGGCAGGGGCTGGCGATGGGGTGAAAAAGATAAACGCCCGCGGTTTGGGTTACCGGGAATTGAATGAGAAAATCAGGTCGCTCCTCGATAACGGCGAAGATGAACTGGTCATTGAGAATGTTAACGGACAGAGATACATCGGCACCGGGATACAAGGTAAAGCCAGACTAAAAATCTACGGGGTCCCGGGCAACAATCTCGGTGCCCTTATGGATGGTCTGCATATTGAGGTTCATGGCAACGCCCAGGATGGAGTGGGCAATACCATGAACGACGGTACGGTTATCATTCACGGGCACGCTACCGATATTGCCGGCTATTCCATGCGGGGCGGCAAGATTTTTGTTCGCGGTAATGTAGGTTACCGTGTAGGTATTCATATGAAGGCTTTTAAGGAGAAAAGTCCTTTAATTGTAGTAGGGGGACGGGCAGGGGACTTTCTGGGCGAATATATGGCCGGGGGAACCCTGGTACTCTTGGGCCTGGATCTCAGACCAGGTGAAAGACTCGTGGGCAACTATCTGGCTACCGGTATGCACGGTGGAGAAATTTTCATCCGCGGGGAACTCAAGGGAGTGTTCTTAGGTAAAGAGGCGCAACCCCTTGAGCCCAGCCGCGAGGACTACGAGCGCCTCAAGTCTATTGTAGAGGAATTTGCCAGTTATTTTGGCCTCGATAGCGATAGAATTCTATCTGAATCCTTTATAAAGCTGATTCCTTTAAATAGACGTCCTTA
Coding sequences:
- a CDS encoding class II glutamine amidotransferase, giving the protein MYREGKRRIPAGCALSGFINRDGRRETGERIIESIALMNERSNGLGGGFAAYGIYPEHKDYYALHLLFDDKHSRYQVEDLLKENFHIEAEDRIPTRRVRSIDKAPGLWRYFVVPRLSKIREAQEDEEDFMTQLVMHINDAIPGAYVISSGKNMGAFKGVGYPEDIGEFFRLDEYKAYTWIAHGRFPTNTPGWWGGAHPFTLLNWSVVHNGEISSYGANRRFLEMFGYKITLQTDTEVIAYAVDLLVRRHGLPMEVAAKVLAPPFWQEIDRMEPPRQILYRRLRVVYGSLLLNGPFSIIVGFPGGLMALNDRIKLRPLVAGEHGATLYVASEEAAIREICPELERVWYPSGGEPVLGKLEEECVCRLSA
- a CDS encoding glutamate synthase-related protein; this encodes MPPISMNPPEFRVIRDEEKCIKCLVCVRQCGFEAQQYDAEEDRVYTIEDNCVACQRCVCLCPTRALRIEQNPVPYKANAHWTPEYIHNINKQAATGGVLLTGMGNDKPFPGYFDRLLLNASQVTNPSIDPLREPMELRTYLGSRPDCVTLDEGDASGQPPLVALETPIMFSAISYGAISHQAFEALARAAREYGTLFNTGEGGLPEDLYEYADHAIVQVASGRFGVHSEYLNAARVIEIKIGQGAKPGIGGHLPGEKITASIAATRMIPEGTDALSPAPHHDIYSIEDLRQLIFTLKEATRYRKPVSVKISAVHNVAAIASGIARAGADIIAIDGFRGGTGAAPLMIRDHVGIPIELAIAVVDQRLREEGIRNRVSLVAGGGFRCSADVVKAIALGADAVYIATAALVALGCHLCQRCYTGKCSWGIATQDPYKTRRINPEIGAQRLYNLLHGWSHEIKEMLGGMGINSLDSLRGNRLHLRGVGLKETELRLLGVKHAGEGM
- a CDS encoding 4Fe-4S dicluster domain-containing protein, with translation MKKVYALREYCMNCHLCEVYCITAHSRSRDVWKAFKREDLRGTHRVLVEEKWPESLAVQCRHCPEPRCVEGCISGAMVKEPDTGMVYCQEDKCVGCWTCVASCPYGAIRPGHRHGKPVPLKCDLCKDLPEPACVVHCPNGALVYQERGTGT
- a CDS encoding NAD(P)/FAD-dependent oxidoreductase; translation: MRYVIIGNSVAAVNACQGIRELDREGTITIISAENYYAYGRPLISYWLEGKTDSEKMPYQPVEFYQKNKINVLLGKKAVGLDVNRREVKLDDGSSLPYDRLLIATGGQAIVPPLTGLTAEDYFAFLTYDDVLRLARRASPGKEAVVLGAGPSGLKAMESLVTRGARVTLVELASRIWSPVLDREAAALITRFLEEQGVTVILQDTILGGRRNNEGRLELDLQSGRQLTCDILVVAIGVRPNTELLEKVAGVNLNRGVVVDEYLSIGLPGIYAAGDVVAGGPPLLPHAARQGRIAGRNMAGGREKYIAGPAYNALGFLGLHTISIGISAPEPEEGYEILAEKREEGRIYRKLVLDNNRLVGALFINEFDRAGLYRRLIEEQVDVTPFKDNLLQKGFGFLHLPGELWEGKLGE